One Actinomyces respiraculi DNA window includes the following coding sequences:
- the rho gene encoding transcription termination factor Rho, whose translation MTETSHASLSTMRLAELQKLAASMGLKGTSRLRKSELITAIRDAGASAPAAERPERAERAEHPERAERPERAERPERSEQPASDGEARPRRRRVTAAAGAPAHTAELDLDFPQGARARRTADSSRGGDAAQQGERRHQRRDERDPREDRGAPQDRLSRRRRVQALAGAPDERADRPALSEDHIDAKAALMRDLADVTGTPAVEPAERKQRRDDSDSWDDEGRSGRRRGRKRRGRDRDFQGEGQSAGQQGQQRAPREEEVLIPVAGILDVADAQHAYLRTSGYLPGAKDVYVSGQQMKDNGLRAGDAVTGWVREGGETSQSGGSGQGGRNGRRQNRANRQKYNPLVSVEAVNGMDPERAKRRPEFAKLVPLYPQEQLRLETTPKALTPRVIDLVAPIGKGQRGLIVSPPKAGKTIVLQQIANAISVNNPEAHLMVVLVDERPEEVTDMQRTVKGEVIASTFDRPASDHTTVAELAIERAKRLVELGQDVVILLDSITRLGRAYNVAAPASGRILSGGVDASALYPPKRFFGAARNIENGGSLTILATALVETGSKMDEVIFEEFKGTGNMELRLSRQLAEKRIFPAVDVAASSTRREELLIDPAQLKIMWRLRRLFAGLEQQSALELVIGKLKETSSNAEFLMVISKTTPQGTSLADADDDAKLA comes from the coding sequence GTGACCGAGACCTCCCACGCCTCCCTCTCAACGATGCGTCTGGCCGAGCTGCAGAAGCTCGCCGCCTCCATGGGGCTTAAGGGCACCTCCCGCCTGCGCAAGAGCGAGCTCATCACCGCCATCCGCGACGCCGGCGCATCCGCCCCGGCGGCCGAGCGCCCTGAGCGCGCAGAGCGTGCTGAGCACCCTGAGCGTGCTGAGCGCCCTGAGCGTGCTGAGCGCCCTGAGCGCAGCGAGCAGCCCGCCTCCGACGGCGAGGCCCGCCCGCGCCGCCGTCGCGTCACCGCCGCGGCTGGTGCCCCCGCCCACACTGCCGAGCTTGACCTCGACTTCCCCCAGGGCGCGCGCGCCCGTCGCACTGCTGATTCCAGCCGTGGCGGCGACGCCGCCCAGCAGGGCGAGCGCCGACACCAGCGACGCGACGAGCGCGACCCCCGTGAGGACCGCGGCGCCCCGCAGGACCGCCTGTCCCGCCGTCGTCGCGTCCAGGCGCTCGCCGGCGCCCCCGACGAGCGCGCCGACCGCCCCGCGCTGAGCGAGGACCACATCGACGCCAAGGCCGCGCTCATGCGCGACCTCGCCGACGTCACCGGCACTCCGGCCGTCGAGCCCGCCGAGCGCAAGCAGCGCCGTGACGACTCCGACTCCTGGGACGATGAGGGCCGCAGCGGACGCCGTCGTGGCCGCAAGCGCCGCGGACGCGACCGCGACTTCCAGGGCGAGGGTCAGTCCGCCGGCCAGCAGGGCCAGCAGCGCGCCCCGCGCGAGGAGGAGGTCCTCATCCCCGTCGCCGGCATCCTCGACGTCGCCGACGCCCAGCACGCCTACCTGCGCACCTCCGGCTACCTGCCCGGCGCCAAGGACGTCTACGTCTCCGGCCAGCAGATGAAGGACAACGGGCTGCGCGCGGGCGACGCGGTCACCGGCTGGGTCCGTGAGGGCGGCGAGACCTCCCAGTCCGGCGGCTCCGGCCAGGGCGGACGCAACGGCCGCCGGCAGAACCGCGCCAACCGTCAGAAGTACAACCCGCTGGTGAGCGTCGAGGCCGTCAACGGCATGGACCCCGAGCGAGCCAAGCGCCGACCGGAGTTCGCCAAGCTCGTTCCGCTCTACCCGCAGGAGCAGCTGCGCCTGGAGACCACCCCCAAGGCGCTGACCCCCCGGGTCATCGACCTCGTCGCCCCCATCGGCAAGGGCCAGCGCGGCCTCATCGTCTCCCCGCCCAAGGCGGGCAAGACGATCGTGCTGCAGCAGATCGCCAACGCCATCAGCGTCAACAACCCCGAGGCCCACCTCATGGTCGTGCTCGTCGACGAGCGCCCCGAGGAGGTCACGGACATGCAGCGCACCGTCAAGGGCGAGGTCATCGCCTCGACTTTCGACCGCCCGGCCTCCGACCACACGACCGTCGCCGAGCTCGCCATCGAGCGTGCCAAGCGCCTGGTCGAGCTCGGCCAGGACGTCGTCATCCTGCTCGACTCCATCACCCGCCTGGGCCGCGCCTACAACGTGGCCGCGCCGGCGTCGGGACGCATCCTCTCCGGTGGTGTGGACGCCAGCGCCCTCTACCCGCCCAAGCGCTTCTTCGGTGCCGCCCGCAACATCGAGAACGGCGGGTCGCTCACCATCCTCGCCACCGCCCTGGTGGAGACCGGCTCGAAGATGGACGAGGTCATCTTCGAGGAGTTCAAGGGCACCGGCAACATGGAGCTGCGCCTGTCGCGCCAGCTCGCCGAGAAGCGCATCTTCCCGGCCGTCGACGTCGCCGCCTCCTCCACCCGCCGCGAGGAGCTGCTCATCGACCCCGCCCAGCTCAAGATCATGTGGCGCCTGCGCCGCCTGTTCGCCGGGCTCGAGCAGCAGTCGGCCCTCGAGCTCGTCATCGGCAAGCTCAAGGAAACGAGCTCCAACGCCGAGTTCCTCATGGTCATCTCCAAGACGACGCCGCAAGGCACCTCCCTGGCCGACGCCGACGACGACGCCAAGTTGGCATGA
- a CDS encoding CE1758 family FMN-dependent luciferase-like monooxygenase, translating into MNTAQRTTPHKMHFGIFTVGDITPDPATGRAPSEHERIHRTVEMAVAAERAGLDFFATGEHHNPPFVPSSPAALLGHIAARTTTLLLSTATTLITTNDPVGLAEEYAYVQHLADGRLDLMMGRGNTGPVYPWFGKDIRKGIELAVENYDLLRTLWERTNVDWEGEFRTPLTDFTSMPRPLDGTAPFVWHGSIRSPQIAEQAAYYGDGFFHNNIFWPADHVRQMVELYRRRFEHYGHGAAEQAYVGLGGQLFMASTEKEALERYAPYFHNTYVYQGASLEEMTTHTPLAVGTPEQVVEKYLRYTEIVGPYQRQAFVLDMGGVPHEEVLNQIALLGSEVVPALRAELEGPARPAVVPDAPLHPRHRAILTGEPQPAEEPFALAATYDPLTGRKAHA; encoded by the coding sequence ATGAATACCGCGCAGCGCACCACCCCGCACAAGATGCACTTCGGCATCTTCACCGTCGGCGACATCACCCCCGACCCCGCCACCGGCCGCGCGCCGAGCGAGCACGAGCGCATCCACCGCACGGTCGAGATGGCCGTGGCTGCTGAGCGGGCGGGCCTCGACTTCTTCGCCACCGGAGAGCACCACAACCCGCCCTTCGTCCCCTCCAGCCCCGCCGCCCTGCTCGGCCACATCGCCGCCCGCACCACCACCCTGCTGCTGTCGACGGCCACCACCCTCATCACCACCAACGACCCCGTCGGCCTCGCCGAGGAGTACGCCTACGTCCAGCACCTGGCCGACGGGCGCCTCGACCTCATGATGGGCCGCGGCAACACCGGCCCCGTCTACCCCTGGTTCGGCAAGGACATCCGCAAGGGCATCGAGCTCGCCGTCGAGAACTACGACCTGCTGCGCACCCTGTGGGAGCGCACCAACGTCGACTGGGAGGGCGAGTTCCGCACCCCGCTCACCGACTTCACCTCCATGCCCAGGCCCCTGGACGGCACCGCGCCCTTCGTCTGGCACGGCTCCATCCGCAGCCCCCAGATCGCCGAGCAGGCCGCCTACTACGGCGACGGCTTCTTCCACAACAACATCTTCTGGCCCGCCGACCACGTGAGGCAGATGGTCGAGCTCTACCGCCGGCGCTTCGAGCACTACGGGCACGGCGCCGCCGAGCAGGCCTATGTCGGCCTCGGCGGCCAGCTCTTCATGGCCTCCACCGAGAAGGAGGCCCTCGAGCGCTACGCGCCCTACTTCCACAACACCTACGTCTACCAGGGGGCCTCCCTGGAGGAGATGACCACCCACACCCCCCTCGCCGTCGGCACCCCGGAGCAGGTGGTCGAGAAGTACTTGCGGTACACCGAGATCGTCGGTCCCTACCAGCGCCAGGCCTTCGTCCTCGACATGGGAGGCGTGCCCCACGAGGAGGTCCTGAACCAGATCGCGCTGCTGGGCAGCGAGGTCGTCCCCGCCCTGCGCGCCGAGCTCGAGGGCCCCGCGCGCCCCGCCGTCGTCCCCGACGCGCCCCTCCACCCGCGCCACCGCGCCATCCTCACCGGCGAGCCCCAGCCCGCCGAGGAGCCCTTTGCTCTCGCCGCCACCTACGACCCGCTCACCGGACGGAAGGCCCACGCATGA
- a CDS encoding CE1759 family FMN reductase encodes MTETTRTEASAGPVSAPAYADGADAYDHTQMGRFAHLVTLHAGVSTPSTSQMLAERLAAATRTALEGASRLATVTPIALRPLAADIALASVGGPMSGALREAVDALGEADGVIAVSPVFQASYSGLFKSFFDILPDGTLRGAPVLMGATAGTARHSLVTESAMRPLFAHLKAVPTTLAVFTASEDFGAAWSEGGAGRDGTVPLAERIARAGEELAGYIDRFPRQAPVDAMSDFTPMDSLLGRRR; translated from the coding sequence ATGACCGAGACCACGCGGACCGAGGCGAGCGCGGGGCCTGTCAGCGCCCCCGCCTACGCCGACGGCGCCGACGCCTACGACCACACCCAGATGGGGCGCTTCGCCCACCTCGTGACTCTCCACGCGGGCGTGTCGACCCCCTCGACCTCGCAGATGCTCGCCGAGCGCCTGGCCGCCGCCACGCGCACCGCCCTCGAGGGCGCCTCGCGTCTGGCCACGGTCACCCCCATTGCCCTCAGGCCGCTTGCCGCCGACATCGCCCTGGCCAGCGTTGGCGGGCCCATGAGCGGGGCCCTGCGCGAGGCCGTCGACGCGCTCGGAGAGGCCGACGGCGTCATCGCCGTCAGCCCCGTCTTCCAGGCCTCCTACTCCGGCCTGTTCAAGTCCTTCTTCGACATCCTGCCCGACGGGACCCTACGTGGAGCGCCCGTCCTCATGGGTGCCACTGCGGGCACCGCCCGCCACTCGCTCGTCACCGAGAGCGCCATGCGCCCGCTCTTCGCCCACCTCAAGGCCGTGCCGACGACGCTCGCCGTCTTCACCGCCAGTGAGGACTTCGGTGCCGCCTGGAGCGAGGGTGGTGCGGGCCGCGACGGCACCGTGCCTCTGGCCGAGCGCATCGCCCGGGCGGGGGAGGAGCTGGCCGGCTACATCGACCGCTTCCCGCGCCAGGCGCCGGTGGACGCCATGAGCGACTTCACCCCCATGGACTCCCTCCTGGGCCGCCGCCGCTGA